The proteins below are encoded in one region of Penicillium psychrofluorescens genome assembly, chromosome: 4:
- a CDS encoding uncharacterized protein (ID:PFLUO_007135-T1.cds;~source:funannotate) produces MFTVKGLAYLALVGLARADFYFGVLDGDMEDGTGDDPDITSYIDEVIMLQGQNICDAPGFPGNPSTPSTDPTDPWVNWCGEPINMNGQSLMLDPTDDCGASVSGETTVANGYFYANLMDLNNNNNTVGNCVFEQGGNMQDCGWDGSQEASTSIHCYTSALGETTGSTTTSTPPPQQTITSISVIGTWPASLTALYSSLMHSEQNILAKRGMRAMPAPTS; encoded by the exons ATGTTCACCGTAAAGGGACTTGCCTATCTTGCCCTCGTTGGCCTCGCCCGAGCCGACTTCTATTTCGGCGTCCTAGATGGTGATATGGAGGATGGTACCGGAGACGATCCAGACATTACGAGCTACATAGATGAGGTCATTATGCTGCAAGGACAGAACATCTGCGATGCTCCCGGATTTCCCGGTAACCCGAGCACACCCTCCACGGATCCCACCGACCCGTGGGTCAACTGGTGCGGTGAGCCTATCAATATGAATGGGCAGAGCCTTATGCTCGATCCGACTGACGAT TGCGGCGCGAGCGTCTCTGGCGAAACAACTGTCGCGAACGGCTATTTCTATGCCAACTTGATGGACctgaacaacaacaacaacaccgTCGGCAACTGTGTCTTCGAGCAGGGAGGCAATATGCAGGACTGTGGCTGGGATGGCTCTCAGGAAGCATCCACTTCCATCCACTGCTACACAAGCGCCCTCGGAGAGACAACCGGATCGACAACCACTTCAacccctcctcctcaacaaaCGATCACTTCGATATCGGTCATCGGCACCTGGCCTGCGTCTTTAACCGCGTTGTACTCCTCTCTGATGCACTCCGAACAAAACATTCTTGCAAAACGTGGCATGAGAGCTATGCCGGCTCCTACTTCTTGA
- a CDS encoding uncharacterized protein (ID:PFLUO_007136-T1.cds;~source:funannotate), which translates to MTSAEILQQRAEKTAQLYSDPHNPHLHLERALLHEKLGFPDLAAADAYRALSLLESVVDPDGYEFHARKKVDSSDGRAPTPNGDVDSEDQDEDDEEDDGTIPVTQEEYNTLIGDVYSVFVRGLVQCGCYRDAYEFGARGRQLLHELATPIKDNDNTPALSSAAADVLSNQLENIKQIYKTHTNCTEADLQSFDPNLLPAQGFARRVLYPWNEHEPDRNSPEKLHVLNERLSKVAPKCEVRAVALPALRNTSSPTPDSNAVSVQLGLFTKEDIAPDEIILRESSLLTATNRLHDDICDACHAPLPDLSDPNPPVACDGGCTDTIFCSQDCHDAAQRVYHGAICGLEDGLESIGKDIPDPKDKADYLYLLLVGRALAMSATQDVHALDLPEVQYIWGDFHETATLPFSFQLNILQPMRLLEEMELDPYASLEQFDTWVLNTLYAKFRGTASGRLSTWDGGPEVCAVHPLWCLANHSCDPNVRWEWGGEITFRAKTTDEKPIWERNFKGVHQTRPAESGGIGANVEILSHYCDIWMEVKQRREWASGALGGMCRCQRCLWEAGEVENVEDS; encoded by the coding sequence ATGACTTCAGCCGAGATTTTGCAGCAACGCGCTGAAAAGACAGCCCAGCTCTACTCGGATCCTCACAatccccatcttcatctggaACGGGCCCTCCTCCACGAGAAGCTGGGCTTCCCCGATCTAGCAGCAGCAGACGCTTATCGTGCCCTGTCTTTGCTCGAGTCTGTGGTTGATCCAGACGGATATGAATTCCACGCTCGCAAGAAGGTGGATTCTTCAGACGGTCGAGCCCCGACACCTAACGGTGATGTTGACAGTGAGgatcaagatgaagacgatgaagaagacgacgggACCATCCCCGTCACCCAAGAAGAGTACAACACCCTCATCGGCGACGTCTACTCCGTCTTCGTGCGTGGTCTCGTCCAATGTGGCTGCTACCGTGACGCATACGAGTTCGGTGCACGCGGAAGACAATTGTTGCACGAGCTTGCTACCCCCATTAAAGACAACGATAATACACCTGCTCTATCGTCAGCTGCGGCAGATGTCCTCTCCAACCAACTCGAAAACATAAAACAGATCTACAAGACTCACACCAACTGCACCGAAGCAGACCTGCAGTCCTTCGACCCGAACCTCCTCCCAGCGCAGGGCTTCGCGCGCCGAGTCCTCTACCCATGGAACGAGCACGAACCAGACCGCAACTCGCCGGAGAAGCTACACGTCCTAAACGAGCGCTTGTCCAAAGTCGCACCAAAATGCGAAGTGCGTGCCGTGGCACTCCCGGCACTGCGTAACACGAGTTCTCCGACACCCGACTCAAACGCGGTTTCTGTTCAATTGGGTCTCTTCACGAAAGAAGATATCGCccccgacgagatcatcCTGCGCGAATCTTCGCTTCTTACTGCCACCAATCGTCTGCATGATGATATCTGTGATGCTTGCCATGCTCCCCTGCCTGATCTTTCGGACCCGAATCCCCCTGTTGCGTGTGATGGGGGCTGCACGGATACAATCTTCTGTTCCCAGGACTGTCACGATGCCGCGCAGAGGGTCTACCACGGCGCTATCTGCGGTCTGGAAGACGGGCTAGAGTCGATTGGGAAGGATATTCCCGACCCCAAGGATAAGGCCGACTACCTCTATCTACTGTTAGTGGGCAGAGCCCTGGCAATGTCCGCCACGCAGGACGTGCACGCGCTGGATCTGCCGGAGGTGCAGTATATCTGGGGCGATTTCCACGAGACCGCCACGCTGCCCTTCTCATTCCAGCTTAATATCCTGCAGCCAATGCGTCTTCTTGAAGAAATGGAACTGGACCCGTACGCTTCTCTGGAACAATTCGATACGTGGGTCCTGAATACGCTGTACGCTAAATTCCGCGGCACAGCCTCGGGCCGTTTATCGACGTGGGACGGCGGGCCTGAGGTGTGTGCCGTGCATCCATTGTGGTGCCTGGCGAATCACTCGTGCGACCCGAATGTGCGCTGGGAATGGGGTGGGGAGATTACATTCCGTGCGAAGACTACAGACGAAAAGCCTATCTGGGAGAGGAATTTCAAGGGCGTGCATCAGACGCGGCCGGCTGAGTCTGGAGGGATCGGGGCCAATGTGGAGATTCTGAGCCACTATTGTGATATTTGGATGGAGGTGAAGCAGCGGAGGGAGTGGGCTTCTGGTGCTCTCGGGGGGATGTGCCGGTGTCAGAGGTGTTTGTGGGAAGCGGGCGAGGTTGAGAATGTTGAAGATTCTTGA